One window of the Fusobacterium animalis 7_1 genome contains the following:
- the trxA gene encoding thioredoxin has protein sequence MAIIKGTKENFEAEVLKANGVVVVDFGANWCGPCKSLVPILEEVVEEDPSKKIVKVDIDEQEELATQYKIMSVPTLLVFKNGEIVDKSIGLIQKQEVKLLFAK, from the coding sequence ATGGCAATTATAAAAGGAACAAAAGAAAATTTTGAAGCAGAAGTATTAAAAGCAAATGGAGTTGTAGTAGTTGATTTTGGAGCAAATTGGTGTGGACCTTGTAAAAGTTTAGTACCTATACTTGAAGAAGTTGTTGAAGAAGATCCAAGTAAAAAAATAGTAAAAGTAGATATAGATGAACAAGAAGAACTAGCAACACAATATAAAATTATGAGTGTGCCTACTTTATTAGTTTTTAAAAATGGTGAAATTGTTGATAAATCAATAGGTTTAATTCAAAAACAAGAAGTAAAATTGTTATTTGCTAAATAA